One window of Saprospiraceae bacterium genomic DNA carries:
- a CDS encoding acetyl-CoA C-acyltransferase, whose amino-acid sequence MNECYLVNGIRTPIGKFGGSLANIRTDDLAALPLKWLLELNPTMDPMRVDDVLLGCANQAGEDNRNIARMALLLAGLPWSVPGETVNRLCASGLAAAVNGFHAIRSHEAELIIAGGVENMTRGPWVISKTSTPFGRDAEMADSSFGWRFINGKMKTLYGTEAMGETAENLARKYSISREAQDAFAFHSQQKAFAAQQSGRLEKEIHPIELHSKNGNVSIFDKDEFIKGSTSIETLSNLKPAFDKLNGTVTAGNASGLNDGAAAILLASEKAIQEHQLKPLVRIVSSGVSGVEPSIMGIGPVPATAIALKRAGLKLDDMDLIELNEAFAAQVLSCLKEWNIEWNDPRLNPNGGAIALGHPLGMSGTRLLHSAAIELHVQQKKFALVTMCIGVGQGYACVLERV is encoded by the coding sequence ATGAACGAATGTTACCTTGTCAATGGCATCCGCACTCCCATTGGTAAATTTGGCGGAAGTTTGGCAAACATTCGTACAGATGATTTAGCAGCACTTCCCCTTAAATGGTTGCTTGAATTGAATCCAACCATGGATCCAATGCGTGTTGATGATGTATTATTGGGTTGCGCCAACCAGGCTGGTGAAGATAACCGGAACATTGCCCGAATGGCCTTATTATTGGCGGGTTTACCCTGGAGCGTTCCTGGAGAAACTGTCAATCGATTGTGTGCTTCAGGTTTGGCGGCAGCAGTTAATGGCTTTCATGCAATACGATCTCATGAAGCAGAGTTGATTATTGCCGGAGGAGTCGAAAACATGACACGGGGTCCCTGGGTTATTTCAAAAACATCCACTCCTTTTGGCAGAGATGCCGAAATGGCTGACAGCAGTTTCGGCTGGCGTTTTATTAATGGTAAAATGAAAACGCTTTATGGCACAGAAGCGATGGGAGAAACTGCAGAAAATCTGGCTAGAAAGTATTCAATATCGAGAGAGGCTCAAGATGCATTTGCATTTCACAGTCAGCAAAAAGCGTTTGCAGCTCAACAGTCCGGTCGTTTGGAAAAAGAAATTCATCCAATTGAGTTGCATTCAAAAAATGGCAACGTTTCGATATTTGACAAAGATGAATTTATAAAAGGATCTACAAGTATAGAAACACTCTCCAATTTAAAACCGGCATTCGATAAATTGAATGGTACGGTAACTGCTGGAAATGCATCTGGATTAAATGATGGTGCCGCGGCCATCTTGCTGGCATCCGAAAAAGCGATACAAGAACATCAACTGAAACCATTAGTGCGCATTGTTTCCTCAGGAGTCAGCGGAGTCGAACCTTCTATTATGGGAATAGGTCCAGTGCCTGCAACAGCAATCGCACTAAAACGTGCAGGATTAAAGTTGGATGATATGGATCTTATTGAATTAAATGAAGCCTTTGCTGCACAAGTTTTATCTTGTCTAAAAGAATGGAACATCGAATGGAATGATCCTCGCTTAAACCCAAATGGGGGCGCAATAGCACTTGGACATCCTTTGGGTATGTCGGGCACACGTTTATTACATTCTGCGGCCATTGAACTGCATGTTCAACAAAAGAAATTTGCATTGGTTACCATGTGTATTGGAGTTGGACAAGGATATGCTTGTGTGTTGGAAAGAGTTTGA
- a CDS encoding metal-dependent hydrolase, with protein sequence MPSAIGHAIFALSLSPFRPFKNKLLLSLILAMVCSTIPDLDVIGFEAGIRYGSVWGHRGFSHSILFSIITGVAVSYLFFNDECETKIDRFLISFFFFIITLSHGLLDAMTDGGLGVGFFIPVYNERFFFPIRPIPVSSMHIEAFFTSFGFSIFKQEMKFIGFVSGFVLISGYYWRKYFFNK encoded by the coding sequence ATGCCTTCAGCAATCGGTCATGCTATTTTCGCACTTAGTTTGAGTCCATTCAGACCCTTTAAAAACAAATTATTGCTCAGCCTAATTTTAGCAATGGTTTGTTCAACGATCCCGGATCTGGATGTGATTGGGTTTGAAGCAGGCATTCGTTATGGTTCGGTGTGGGGTCACAGGGGATTTTCACATTCCATTCTCTTTTCAATCATCACTGGAGTAGCTGTAAGTTATCTATTTTTTAACGATGAATGTGAAACTAAAATCGACCGCTTTTTAATAAGTTTTTTCTTTTTTATAATCACCTTAAGTCATGGTTTATTGGATGCGATGACAGATGGAGGATTGGGAGTTGGTTTTTTTATTCCAGTTTACAACGAACGTTTTTTCTTTCCAATTAGGCCAATACCTGTTTCGTCCATGCATATTGAAGCATTTTTTACAAGTTTCGGGTTTTCCATATTTAAACAAGAAATGAAGTTTATAGGGTTCGTTTCAGGATTTGTTTTGATTTCCGGATATTATTGGAGGAAATACTTTTTTAATAAATAA
- a CDS encoding helix-turn-helix transcriptional regulator — MNTPINFRFSPFYSRKLEPEKIFIIYNPEKELECSFECETPSSIIWLHLSLQKLHQLYSPETQAAPIFNPSFIHSKSYEEKEAPAELMVVLNQVLQKSKLQNYSRLFFQAKILEIFSLLYSEKTQTTENCPFLKNETTVRKIKAAKEILIKNYRKPPTIPELAKQVQLNEFQLKTGFKEIYGQGPYHFLMAHKLELAKQLLSSGKFQVQEAAFEIGYSNTSHFIEAFKKQFGVTPKKLSSNS; from the coding sequence TTGAATACTCCGATTAATTTTAGATTTAGTCCATTTTATAGCCGCAAACTTGAACCAGAAAAGATTTTCATAATTTACAATCCCGAAAAAGAATTAGAATGTAGTTTTGAATGTGAAACTCCATCATCAATTATCTGGTTGCATTTAAGTCTGCAAAAATTACACCAGCTATACAGTCCGGAAACTCAGGCAGCTCCTATTTTTAATCCTTCCTTTATTCATTCTAAATCCTACGAAGAAAAAGAAGCACCGGCAGAATTAATGGTTGTACTTAACCAGGTGTTACAAAAAAGTAAGTTGCAAAATTACAGTCGCTTATTTTTTCAAGCTAAAATACTGGAAATATTCAGTTTACTCTATTCTGAAAAAACACAAACTACAGAAAATTGTCCGTTTCTAAAAAATGAGACTACGGTGCGAAAAATTAAAGCTGCGAAAGAAATTTTAATAAAAAATTATAGAAAACCTCCAACAATTCCTGAACTTGCAAAGCAAGTTCAGCTAAATGAATTTCAATTAAAAACCGGATTTAAAGAAATTTATGGACAAGGCCCTTATCATTTTCTGATGGCTCATAAATTAGAATTAGCGAAACAATTATTAAGCTCCGGCAAGTTTCAGGTTCAAGAGGCGGCTTTTGAAATTGGGTATAGCAATACAAGCCATTTTATTGAAGCATTTAAAAAACAATTTGGAGTCACGCCGAAAAAGCTAAGCAGCAATTCCTAA
- a CDS encoding DUF3179 domain-containing protein, with protein MKSLKWYFFSLLALLLFEFLRVYFIMPLPGSQKFQTVDIAYGLHQNRWLIRSICCLLILLNLHFAYQQSKIKSMLFLVFVIFSITFIETQMMADTMFYQPKQLILKNSSENKIPLTRQIIGIQQGQEAKAYPISFLTYHHQVRDQINGQDALISYCSVCRSGRVFIPQVNGQTETFRLVGMDQFNAMFEDSKTGSWWRQENGEAITGPLKGQMLELFPSTQLSLAQWLALYPNSKIMQADPAFNSSYDSLALFEQGKSKGSLTKTDTSSWGEKSWVIGISKNNEHLAIDWNRLQREKQIVFNLGGQNCFITLTTSNADYFAFEVPFEFKNINLKQDTIFLDQFRYSLNGKCIDCPETDASKNLISLPAYQEFWHSWRTFHSNSRIY; from the coding sequence ATGAAATCGTTAAAGTGGTATTTCTTTAGTTTGTTGGCCCTCCTACTGTTTGAATTCTTGCGAGTCTATTTTATAATGCCACTTCCTGGTAGTCAAAAATTTCAAACTGTGGATATTGCTTATGGATTACATCAAAACAGATGGTTGATTCGAAGTATTTGTTGTTTATTAATTTTACTAAACCTACACTTTGCATATCAGCAGTCCAAAATAAAAAGTATGCTATTTCTTGTGTTTGTGATTTTTTCAATTACTTTCATAGAAACTCAAATGATGGCTGACACTATGTTTTATCAACCAAAACAACTCATTTTAAAAAATTCTTCAGAAAATAAGATTCCTTTAACCCGTCAAATTATTGGAATCCAACAAGGTCAAGAAGCAAAAGCCTATCCCATTTCATTTCTAACCTACCACCATCAGGTTCGTGATCAAATTAATGGGCAGGATGCATTAATTAGTTATTGTTCTGTATGTCGCTCCGGAAGAGTTTTTATACCACAAGTTAATGGGCAAACGGAAACTTTTCGACTGGTTGGGATGGATCAGTTCAATGCAATGTTTGAAGATTCAAAAACCGGAAGCTGGTGGCGACAAGAAAATGGAGAAGCAATTACCGGACCCTTGAAAGGCCAAATGCTGGAACTTTTTCCGAGTACACAGCTCAGTTTAGCTCAATGGTTGGCATTATATCCAAACAGTAAAATCATGCAGGCGGATCCTGCTTTTAATTCAAGCTATGATAGTCTGGCATTATTTGAACAAGGAAAGTCAAAAGGATCTTTAACAAAGACTGATACAAGCTCATGGGGAGAAAAATCCTGGGTCATTGGCATCTCAAAAAATAATGAACATCTAGCAATTGATTGGAATCGTCTGCAACGCGAAAAACAAATTGTGTTTAATTTAGGTGGTCAAAATTGCTTTATCACATTGACAACTTCGAATGCAGACTATTTTGCTTTTGAAGTCCCGTTCGAATTTAAAAACATCAACCTTAAACAAGACACCATCTTCCTGGATCAGTTTCGTTATAGTTTAAATGGAAAGTGTATCGATTGCCCAGAAACTGATGCATCCAAAAATCTCATATCCTTACCGGCATACCAGGAATTTTGGCATAGCTGGAGAACCTTTCATTCAAATTCTCGAATTTATTAA
- a CDS encoding HmuY family protein → MKTWYLLLGVGIISSLLSCSDDDPITGVNIQTVNINNLAADPATSYDPNTGAPSGFSNLFTFFRFSDSTIVPNSDSATAKWDIAFRSTTILINSQSSGPGQAEAFTFNGLFSDLKVIPQDSVFKKDLTPTELAIGKSWYNYDPVSYIISPKPGKVFVIKTNNNKYVKMEILSFYKDAPANPNAQRDPARYYSFRYVIQNDGSKKFE, encoded by the coding sequence ATGAAAACATGGTATTTATTATTGGGAGTTGGAATTATAAGCAGCCTACTTTCATGCAGTGATGATGATCCAATTACAGGAGTTAACATTCAAACTGTAAATATTAACAATCTGGCTGCAGATCCTGCCACATCTTATGATCCGAATACCGGTGCACCTTCAGGGTTTTCAAATTTATTTACCTTTTTTAGATTTTCAGATAGCACGATTGTACCGAATTCCGACAGCGCTACTGCAAAATGGGATATTGCATTTCGTTCAACAACAATTTTAATCAATAGTCAATCCAGTGGACCCGGTCAAGCTGAAGCATTTACATTTAATGGTTTATTTTCTGATTTAAAAGTAATTCCACAAGATTCGGTTTTCAAAAAGGACCTTACACCAACAGAGCTTGCTATCGGTAAATCTTGGTACAATTATGATCCGGTAAGTTATATTATAAGTCCAAAGCCAGGTAAAGTATTTGTAATAAAAACAAATAATAACAAATATGTTAAAATGGAAATTTTAAGTTTTTATAAAGATGCTCCGGCAAATCCAAATGCCCAAAGGGACCCTGCGCGATATTATAGTTTTCGCTATGTCATCCAAAATGATGGAAGTAAAAAATTTGAATAG
- a CDS encoding SPFH domain-containing protein: protein MDEKVFKPISGWIMLLFALVIVVLIVLVEDPVFKIISGFVLALVLLGFIIVNPNNSKVMTLFGKYVGSIKQDGFYWANPFFLKRNLSLRARNFESDRLKVNDKRGNPIQIGVILVWKVRNTFKAQFEVEDYLHFVKVQTDAAVRKLAGSFSYDHVDDHKEITLRSEESEVNRVLEKELHERLEIAGIEVLEARIGYLAYAPEIAAAMLKRQQAEAIVSARYKIVEGAIGMVDGALKQLSDKGIVKMDDHEKVKLVSNLMVVLCSDKETVPIVEATA from the coding sequence ATGGATGAAAAAGTGTTTAAACCAATTTCGGGTTGGATCATGCTATTGTTCGCCTTGGTAATTGTAGTATTGATTGTTCTAGTTGAAGATCCTGTATTTAAAATTATTTCAGGATTTGTCCTTGCCTTGGTTTTACTGGGTTTTATAATTGTAAACCCAAACAATTCCAAAGTAATGACACTTTTTGGAAAATATGTTGGTTCGATCAAGCAGGATGGATTTTATTGGGCCAATCCGTTTTTTCTAAAAAGAAATCTATCCCTTCGTGCTCGGAATTTTGAAAGCGATCGCCTAAAAGTGAATGATAAACGCGGGAATCCCATTCAAATTGGGGTTATCCTGGTTTGGAAAGTAAGGAATACGTTTAAAGCACAATTTGAAGTTGAAGATTATTTGCATTTCGTGAAAGTGCAAACAGATGCAGCAGTTCGGAAACTTGCAGGAAGTTTCTCCTACGATCATGTTGATGACCATAAGGAAATTACCCTACGATCAGAAGAAAGTGAAGTGAATAGAGTATTGGAAAAAGAACTTCATGAAAGGCTGGAAATTGCTGGCATTGAAGTTTTAGAAGCCAGAATTGGCTATCTAGCCTATGCTCCGGAAATTGCTGCAGCGATGCTTAAAAGACAACAAGCAGAGGCGATTGTATCGGCTCGATATAAAATAGTTGAAGGAGCTATTGGCATGGTAGATGGAGCTTTAAAGCAATTGTCTGATAAAGGAATTGTCAAAATGGACGATCATGAAAAAGTGAAACTGGTCAGTAATCTAATGGTGGTGTTATGCTCAGATAAAGAAACCGTTCCGATCGTTGAGGCTACTGCCTAA
- the galE gene encoding UDP-glucose 4-epimerase GalE — protein MNTKIKIAVTGGCGYIGSHAIIDLLNSGYDVISVDSLANSSEAVLDGIQKITGKRIINYRIDLSVENSWREFVSKEKDIQGIIHFAALKAVGESVQHPLTYYKNNVGGLIEVLKWMKFAGIPYLIYSSSCTVYGQTNDLPVTEATAFGEATSPYGRTKQIGEWMLQDLFTGPDQKAISLRYFNPAGAHESALIGEAPTNPALNLVPVITETAIGKRDQFIVHGTNYNTPDGTCIRDYIHVMDLANAHTKALNYLMNHSDGLPFDAFNLGIGKGHSVLEMIHSFELLSGVKLNYQMGPRRPGDTESIYADNTKAIQLLDWKPTRNLDMILESAWKWEKNRMS, from the coding sequence ATGAATACTAAAATAAAAATAGCGGTTACTGGTGGATGTGGGTATATCGGGAGTCATGCAATCATTGATCTGTTGAATTCCGGATATGATGTAATTTCTGTTGATTCATTGGCCAATAGTTCGGAGGCTGTATTGGATGGGATTCAAAAAATTACAGGTAAGCGAATTATTAATTACAGAATTGACCTGTCTGTTGAAAATTCCTGGCGCGAGTTCGTTTCAAAAGAGAAGGACATTCAGGGAATCATTCATTTTGCTGCATTAAAAGCAGTGGGTGAATCCGTTCAACATCCATTGACTTATTATAAGAACAATGTAGGTGGATTGATAGAAGTTTTAAAATGGATGAAATTTGCAGGCATCCCTTATCTAATCTATTCATCATCATGCACGGTGTACGGTCAAACAAACGACTTACCAGTTACAGAAGCGACTGCTTTTGGTGAAGCAACTTCACCCTATGGAAGGACAAAACAAATTGGCGAATGGATGTTACAAGATTTGTTTACAGGTCCTGATCAAAAAGCGATTTCACTTAGGTATTTCAATCCAGCTGGAGCTCATGAGTCCGCTTTAATTGGAGAAGCACCAACAAATCCGGCTTTAAATCTGGTACCGGTAATTACTGAGACCGCTATTGGAAAGCGCGATCAATTTATTGTTCATGGAACAAATTATAATACGCCGGATGGAACTTGTATCCGGGATTATATTCATGTAATGGATTTGGCAAATGCTCATACTAAAGCCTTGAATTATTTAATGAATCATTCGGATGGTTTACCTTTTGATGCATTTAATCTTGGAATTGGGAAAGGTCATAGCGTGTTGGAAATGATTCATTCCTTTGAATTGTTGAGTGGTGTTAAATTGAATTATCAGATGGGCCCAAGAAGACCAGGGGATACTGAAAGTATTTATGCGGATAACACAAAAGCTATTCAGTTATTAGATTGGAAACCTACGAGAAACCTTGATATGATTCTAGAATCTGCCTGGAAATGGGAAAAAAACAGAATGTCCTGA
- a CDS encoding TonB-dependent receptor, which produces MTFVVRMRLLTIICLIFLLNKLIAQSDSIQLNEVIITATKTERSIGTVPMPVSVIKAKMINLSGSSRLQDILNEQSGLNVVAQINGFGNGIQMQGLNPDYTMILLDGEPIIGRLTGNLELNRVTLANVKKIEIIKGPSSSLYGSEALGGVINIITKSPLQSQLDLGLKYATNNTVDASLNTNWNHSNLNVSLFGNHYRTAGFDFHPDIYGQTVSPYSNSTLQFQIKQDWNGKHLLLLNTKAFRENQENNYQVVNASDSIRVFGKTQINDYSISPQYKLKIGERAFVNLTSYGSMYQAYTYLNQNVSGLAYYTDSFEQRLFKPEIQASCFFNAAHKYTIGAGLAYEGVKTNRYDDDKFRIQLTNYLYIQHEFSWRNKVEWVNGIRYDMNPVYGNQWSPKTAIQWAVFPELKLKTSFGTGFKSPDFRYLYLNFRNAAAGYFVYGTSELKSELESLDQKGEIQQYLYDVNLIGKLFPEKSIAINLGAQYDFHSKAQFEINLFRNDLKNLIETQAVAITKDLKTIYSYSNIKKAYTHGIEASIRFKIKDCIQTELNSQVLFAKDKEVLKSIEDGLVFGRDPVTKVSYQISKSDYFGLYNRSRHTESIKLFYENSKSNWNASFRLIYKSKFGISNTAGSVQGNVRPSSDANSNAILDRFDHFVSGYFLCNISISKLFYSKLKFQLGADNLFNYKDPDRIPNLFGRNLYITINYKLIKN; this is translated from the coding sequence ATGACTTTTGTGGTCCGAATGAGATTGTTGACCATTATATGCCTGATTTTCCTATTGAATAAGCTTATAGCCCAATCGGATAGCATTCAGCTCAATGAAGTAATAATTACTGCTACTAAAACAGAACGGAGTATTGGGACAGTCCCGATGCCGGTTTCTGTTATTAAAGCTAAAATGATCAACCTGAGTGGATCAAGCCGTCTGCAAGATATTCTCAACGAACAAAGTGGTTTAAATGTAGTTGCTCAAATCAATGGTTTTGGGAATGGCATTCAAATGCAAGGTTTAAATCCTGATTACACTATGATATTATTGGATGGTGAACCGATTATCGGAAGACTGACTGGTAATCTTGAATTAAATCGGGTCACACTGGCCAATGTAAAAAAAATTGAAATTATCAAGGGCCCAAGCTCAAGTTTGTATGGCTCAGAAGCCTTGGGTGGCGTTATCAACATTATTACAAAATCTCCCTTACAAAGTCAATTGGATTTGGGTTTGAAGTATGCCACAAACAATACTGTAGATGCATCTTTAAATACCAATTGGAATCATTCCAATTTAAATGTCAGTCTATTTGGAAATCATTACAGAACCGCTGGATTTGATTTTCACCCTGATATTTATGGACAAACGGTGTCACCGTATTCTAATTCCACCTTGCAGTTTCAGATTAAGCAAGACTGGAATGGTAAACATCTTTTATTGTTGAATACAAAAGCTTTTAGAGAAAATCAGGAAAACAACTACCAGGTTGTTAATGCATCAGATTCAATCCGGGTCTTTGGGAAAACGCAAATCAATGACTACAGTATTTCACCACAATACAAATTGAAAATTGGAGAACGGGCATTTGTAAACCTTACAAGTTATGGAAGCATGTATCAAGCATACACCTATCTAAATCAAAATGTCAGTGGGCTTGCATACTATACAGATAGTTTTGAACAACGATTGTTTAAACCGGAAATTCAGGCAAGTTGTTTTTTTAATGCTGCACATAAATATACAATAGGTGCAGGTTTGGCATATGAAGGTGTAAAAACCAACCGCTATGATGATGACAAGTTTCGGATTCAACTAACCAATTATTTATACATACAACATGAATTCAGTTGGCGCAATAAAGTCGAATGGGTAAATGGAATTCGTTATGATATGAATCCTGTTTATGGCAATCAATGGAGTCCGAAAACAGCCATTCAATGGGCAGTGTTTCCTGAATTAAAACTAAAAACTTCTTTTGGAACCGGATTTAAATCACCTGATTTTAGATATTTATATCTGAACTTCAGAAATGCTGCAGCCGGATATTTTGTGTATGGCACCAGTGAGTTAAAATCTGAATTGGAATCATTAGATCAAAAAGGTGAAATTCAGCAATACCTCTATGATGTCAATTTAATTGGTAAACTCTTTCCTGAAAAATCAATTGCTATTAATCTTGGAGCACAATATGATTTTCATTCTAAAGCTCAATTTGAAATAAATTTATTTAGAAACGATTTAAAGAATTTGATAGAAACACAGGCAGTCGCAATTACTAAGGATCTCAAGACAATTTATTCATACTCAAACATAAAAAAAGCATATACACATGGAATTGAGGCCAGTATTCGATTTAAAATTAAGGATTGTATCCAGACTGAATTAAATTCCCAGGTATTATTTGCTAAAGACAAGGAAGTTTTAAAATCTATTGAAGATGGTCTTGTTTTCGGTAGAGACCCAGTAACAAAAGTAAGTTATCAGATTTCAAAATCTGATTATTTCGGTTTGTATAATCGTTCCCGGCATACTGAGTCGATTAAATTATTTTACGAAAATTCTAAATCAAATTGGAATGCTTCATTTAGGCTTATCTATAAAAGTAAATTTGGAATTTCAAATACTGCTGGCAGCGTTCAGGGGAATGTAAGGCCATCATCAGATGCCAATTCAAATGCAATATTAGATCGCTTTGATCATTTTGTTTCTGGTTATTTTCTCTGCAATATTTCCATTTCAAAACTTTTTTATTCTAAATTAAAATTCCAGCTTGGTGCTGACAATTTATTTAATTACAAAGATCCAGACCGAATTCCAAATTTATTTGGACGCAATTTGTATATCACTATTAATTATAAACTTATAAAAAATTGA
- the paaZ gene encoding phenylacetic acid degradation bifunctional protein PaaZ: MSKLQSFALGSWIEGDGEGQILLNAVNGEPIASVSSKGLDFSAMLNYARTQGGPALRAMSFQERGRMLKALALYLSERKLNYYPLSYKTGATKTDSWIDIDGGIGTLFAYSSLRRKFPNQSFYVDGEMAGLSKNGSFIGQHIMVPKEGVAIHINAFNFPVWGMLEKIAVNLLAGVPAVVKPATITTFLAEAVVKDIIASGILPAGALQLICGSAHSILDSVTNQDVVTFTGSASTGRMLKSHPQILNESVPFNMEADSLNACILGLDVAPGSANFDLFIKEVHREMTAKCGQKCTAIRRIIVPQQWIAEVQAVLSQRLQKTIIGNPESEAVRMGSLAGITQLNEVKERVAQLSEFSKIVYGTLDFPEIIGTDSKAGAFMSPILLLNEFPFKNLISHELEAFGPVSTILGYNTTEEAVAISKLGKGSLVSSIVTNDPKIASEYALQAGSHHGRILILNERCAKESTGHGSPMPLLMHGGPGRAGGGEEMGGIRGVKHYMQRVALQGSPEMVTAITQVYQQGALANQTPIHLFRKYFEELQVGDQLITANHTVSEADITNFANVSGDNFYAHMDATSLEGTLFTGRVAHGYFILSKAAGLFVDAKKGPVLLNYGIDECRFTKPVYPGMTIGVKLTVKEKVDQDNTIKIPAKNESELQEEVKCGIVRWLVEVIDQSNETVAIATILTMVKKQQQGN; encoded by the coding sequence ATGAGTAAACTACAAAGTTTTGCATTAGGTTCCTGGATTGAAGGCGATGGGGAAGGTCAAATTTTACTGAATGCTGTAAATGGTGAACCCATTGCATCGGTATCTAGCAAAGGACTTGATTTTTCAGCAATGCTCAATTATGCCAGAACCCAAGGCGGTCCTGCATTACGAGCCATGAGTTTTCAAGAAAGAGGCAGAATGTTAAAAGCATTGGCTTTGTATCTCTCTGAGCGGAAATTAAATTATTATCCACTTAGCTATAAAACGGGTGCAACTAAAACAGATAGTTGGATCGATATTGATGGAGGGATCGGTACTTTATTTGCATATTCAAGTCTGCGAAGAAAATTTCCCAATCAGTCTTTTTATGTCGATGGTGAAATGGCCGGTTTATCTAAAAACGGCAGCTTTATTGGACAACACATTATGGTGCCTAAAGAAGGGGTTGCTATTCATATCAATGCATTTAACTTTCCGGTATGGGGTATGCTGGAAAAAATTGCTGTTAATTTGTTGGCAGGAGTTCCTGCAGTTGTGAAACCAGCAACCATCACAACATTTTTAGCAGAAGCAGTTGTTAAAGATATCATAGCATCTGGCATCTTACCAGCTGGTGCTTTGCAATTGATTTGTGGATCAGCGCATTCAATTTTGGATTCAGTTACCAATCAGGATGTTGTAACCTTTACTGGGTCTGCCAGTACAGGACGCATGCTTAAATCGCATCCACAAATTTTAAATGAATCGGTCCCTTTTAATATGGAAGCGGATTCATTGAATGCTTGTATTTTAGGTTTAGATGTCGCACCTGGATCCGCAAATTTTGATTTATTTATCAAGGAAGTGCACCGGGAAATGACTGCAAAGTGCGGTCAGAAATGTACCGCCATTCGACGAATTATTGTACCACAACAATGGATTGCTGAGGTGCAAGCTGTATTGTCACAAAGATTGCAAAAAACCATTATTGGAAATCCGGAATCAGAAGCAGTGCGCATGGGTTCATTGGCTGGAATTACTCAATTAAATGAAGTAAAAGAACGGGTAGCTCAATTGAGTGAATTTTCTAAAATAGTTTATGGAACCTTAGATTTTCCAGAAATTATAGGAACAGATTCTAAAGCCGGTGCATTTATGTCTCCCATACTTTTGTTAAACGAATTTCCATTTAAAAATTTAATATCCCATGAACTGGAAGCATTTGGGCCAGTGAGTACGATATTAGGATATAATACAACAGAAGAGGCGGTAGCAATTTCTAAGTTGGGTAAAGGTTCATTAGTTTCTTCCATTGTTACAAACGATCCTAAAATTGCAAGTGAATATGCACTTCAAGCGGGAAGCCATCATGGCAGAATTTTAATTCTTAACGAACGATGTGCAAAAGAGAGTACCGGTCACGGTTCCCCAATGCCTTTGTTAATGCATGGCGGACCAGGCCGTGCTGGTGGAGGTGAAGAAATGGGTGGTATTCGCGGAGTAAAGCATTACATGCAACGTGTGGCCTTGCAAGGTTCTCCGGAAATGGTAACTGCGATTACTCAAGTATATCAGCAAGGAGCTTTAGCAAATCAAACTCCAATCCATCTATTTAGAAAATATTTTGAAGAATTGCAAGTTGGAGATCAATTGATTACAGCAAATCACACCGTTTCAGAAGCCGACATTACCAATTTCGCAAACGTTAGTGGGGATAACTTTTATGCACACATGGATGCAACCTCTTTGGAAGGAACTTTATTTACAGGAAGAGTAGCACATGGGTATTTTATTTTATCCAAAGCGGCCGGTTTGTTTGTCGATGCAAAAAAAGGTCCTGTATTATTGAATTACGGAATTGATGAATGTCGATTTACAAAACCGGTTTATCCAGGCATGACCATTGGTGTAAAGTTGACCGTAAAAGAAAAAGTAGATCAAGATAATACAATTAAAATTCCTGCAAAAAACGAATCAGAACTTCAAGAAGAAGTGAAGTGTGGAATTGTCCGCTGGTTAGTTGAAGTAATAGATCAGTCAAATGAAACGGTTGCTATAGCTACTATTTTAACAATGGTAAAGAAACAACAACAAGGAAATTAG